The genomic stretch CCGTTTCTTTCTGTTTTTGAATATCTGCCCAGAAAACAGATCTGTTGCTAGCAAATGACCTAGTACGTGGTTGACGCGTACAACCATAAGAAAGCCTCCCCATCTACACACCCAAGCGTACAGTTCAAACAATGTTGCAGAACAGccaaaaaaacaagaaaatgcaTAGATCCGAAGTCATATGTTTGTACCTGTTCTTCAAGAAGATCTTCAGCACTCTTCTTTCCTGTAGCAACCAGCCCTCACCACATCCTCCTAGCCAAACTGGGAGAGAAGAAGGATTAATACACCAACAGGCTCGCCAGCGTCGGTGGATAGTTTTTATAGTATTCTTTGTTGCCATTGGATACCCCATGCAGCATTTTTGGCGTGCAGCTGGGATTACCATCCGGCCAGCAGCAAATGCATTTAATTCGCCAACTACGTCCACTAACATTTCAATTCCTTTACATGCCACCTTTTTTCCATGATGTCTGTGTGAACGGAGAGCCAGCGACGATTTTGACGACTTGGTCGTAATGCTCCTTTTCTGCATGGCACAATCGAATCCAATGACTGCATGCCTATTGTTGACACCGTTTTTACATGAACAAACCGATTGCATTGAGGATAGGTTTAGTTTAAGATCACTGCATGCGTGTGCACACGACTCCATCTTTTCATTGGATCTTATAGAGCACACAAGAGCTACTAACCCATTAAAAAAatcatttattttaaatttttattgGAAGCTTTCAGGTTAAAGAGGTTACCcctgcatataaatcacataatatACATAGCGGTGGACAAACAAGGTAAGAGCATACAGTTTTGCTGACATAGTGAATTTCTTAACCAAGGTCTAACAAACACAACGAAATTAAAAACCCTAAGGGGAGCTTTCATATAGTTTCTCCATAAAATGGAATAGCACTAAACTATcttgcgtcgcttgcacatcaGGCTATCAACTTCGTCTTCGTCCTCTGGAATATCAAGATCTAAACCAGCCCCTGAGCATGCATCTCCTTCAGAGCTTGTGCTCCACACCTCATCAAATAGTTGGCTCACGCCAGGGTCTGTCTCCCCGGATCCTTCTCCTAAAAGCTCTTCTCTTGTTGGCAAATCCTGGAAGACACGAGCGTGGGCATAAAGAAATAATAGATAACAAGGAGCGTTGATATGCCTAGCGGTAAAACAGTGGCTTACAGTATTTGTAACAGTCTTGTTGACATATTTAACGTCAGTTTCCACCtcaggcatatctccttcgaagcACACGGATTCCTACAATACAAGTACATGTGTAAAGTTTAGTACAAGATTATATGCACACAAAAGTGCTAATGGACTTTAGAAAAAATACCTCCTCGTCTACAACACTGCTACAAATCCCACCTCCACCAATCAGTCCAAGAACGCTACTGAGGAGCTTTACCTGCAAAAAATCTTTCACCATAAGAACACAGTGTAGCCAGAAGGAAGTTTGTGGGATGTTTAGAATAGAACCGACCTCATTGCCACAGCACTGAATGCCGTGCTTCACAGGCAGACCGGGGAAACATGAAGTGTTTCCAAGGAATGAACTCATATTGTCCAGGAGCTCTTACCACCAGTGTGACCTCTGTTAGGTTCTCCTTATATAGATCTTTCGTCACTGTAGTAAGGGGATGGGATGATCTGAAGCCTGgtgtttttgaatttcaaaaattaGGACCCACCACCACCCATGGGCGGGAGATGAGTCAATAATCCAGCTAAGGTCCCACCTATCTCACGTCAGTGTGAACACGACGACAAAATGTAGCTCAGGCCTTACTCTTGGATTACTTTCCTCGACAAAATCCTTTAAACTAATGCTGACACCTAGGCCGTAACAGATTAAGGTACAAcagtagttaacttcacaatttcTACATACACCCATCTCACATCAACCCACTATTTATGCAAAAAATATCAGCTTCATTACAGTTTTTTTTTCACCACACCCCTAAGAATGCAAAAACAGTGAGGAAGACCGCGGTGTGGAACAAATGTACCGGTAAAATGTTCACCGTGATCAAATTGACCATGAGATAATTGATTTGTTTTAGAGCATCTCACATGAATAAAAATAGTAGGTAGTCTTTTACAATCCAGCAGTTTCAGAAGTAAATTACCCAAACAATCCTCGCGTACTTAAAACTTTATAAATAAACATACATCAGTAGACACTTCTACTGTGAAAATACCTAACCTGGGAAAAACATTGGCTTAACACAGCTAGTTTTCCTATGTCCAGGCAGCCCACAGTTGCTGCACCTTGCAACCTGTCTTGGCTTCACCGGTAAATCACCTCTCATTGGACAGGTTGTGCATTTGTGACCCTTACCCCTGCATATCTTACAAAATCTGGATCTCTTATCCTTCTGCTCATAAGGAGGTTTGTCTCGTGCAGTAGTTGGGTGACCACGGCGTTTTTTACCAGGAGGTGCAGACAATTCGTAGTGGCTCCTATCAGGAGAGTAAACGTCATTCAAGGACTCTGAGCTTTGTTCGCCTCCATTTACACAGGACCCTTCAGACATGGCCTGTTTGGCCTTGTCTCTCGATATATTTGCTGAGCGAAACTCAGCTTCTGCCTGTGCATCCGAGACATCGCGGCCTCTACTAACTCCATTTGATTTTGCAATGCTGTGTACATTTGAATCAGCCCTCTGTTGGCTCTGGCAATTAGACCTAGCTATGCTAGCTTCTTTCTCAACAATACTCATACCATCAGTGTTACCGCATAGTGGGGTAACCTTATGCTTCCCCTCAATCAAACATGTCATCACAGCATCGTAGGCAGAAACGTTCATATCACCCATCTTGACTAACTCCAGAGCTGCAATGTACATTTTAGAATGCCTGAATGTATGTGTTTCGTGAAGGCCGACGTCCTTCTGGTAGTGCCGCAAATGATCAGGTAGAATATCTCTAGCTTCCACAGTCCACCTCTTCATTATGTGCCTCTTAGGTATCTCGCTTAGCCTTAGCTCAGACATTACCTTCCAAACAAATAGGACATGAATTGAAACTAGTAAAAAATTTGTaagcttgatattaatatatattatagtttggattttttttacctttATAATGTGACAGCAGACCATCCCCATGTGTTCAAATAACCCACACTCACAGCTGAAGAAATCCCCTTCGGGCGACAGCTCAATTTCAAAAACTGACTTCAGGTATCTCTCTCTTTTCGCCGCATTGATATGTGTGGCGACATATTTTCGTCTGGGAATTAGTTCCTCCACATTATACGATCCGGCAGCAAACAGGAAAGATCCAAACATCTCAAACATTGTTCTTGTGTAAATCTTGCTTGCATGCTTCTCGATCGGTATGTTTACTTTAAGAATGGATCCACCCTGGTTAAGAAATTAAGATGTTAGCAATCACCTTTTTTGAGATGATAAATGCAGATGTTTGGTAAGATATGGTTTTTTTCTTTACCAATATAGTTCTCTTTTCCTGGAACCCCTCCTCCTGGTCTCGATCAAAAAGAAGCTTGCTGTACTGCCTTACGAATAGGTTCATAGGGCAGCCAGGTGGAATGTAGTTCTTCAACATATGGTTTGCACTCTCGCTTCTTTGGGTGCTGGTCTGCTTTGCACAAAACTTTCCAGCGAAAAAAGGCTTTGCCCATTTATGCCTAACCTCGTATATCTGTATGAGGAATGTATTTGTTTCAAGCCCGTGCTTCTTAACAAGAGCCTGCCATGCGTCTTCAAACTCCTTGACAGTCAACATGTCCTGAACAAGCTTGTGAAATTCTATCCTGAACTCACTCCTTTTGTGATAGTGAACCCCTAAACTCTCCTTCGCTTTCTTCATGACATGCCATTTGCACCACCTGTGCGTTATGTCTGGCCACACCTGACCAATTGCAACCTCCATTGCCCTAGCTTGGtctgtatttttttttgaaaggtgtGGGATAAATATTAGATGTCAGACAAAAAATAATAAGGAAGGTATATAAATTTTTCATCATACATTGCTTACCAGTTAGAACAGTTACTGGGACCTTCCCACCCATCATCTTCACGAATTCTCTGAACACCCAGTTGAAGCTTTCAACCTTCTCATCCCTCATTAGAACACCAGCAAAAATGACAGTTTGGAAATGATTGTTTACCCCGACAAACAACCCAAATGGCATGTCATACAAATTCGTGTGATATGTGGTGTCAAAAGTTATAACATCGCCAAAATGGTGGTACTGGAGCTTACTACTACCGTTGGTCCACATCAATGTCCTGATTCTGCTATCTCCGTCTACTCTAACCGAATAGTCAAACTCAGGATCCTTATCTTTGAGATCAGAGAAAAGATCCATTGTTTTCCTGACATCCTCATCTGCCTGGTCGCGGCTTATTTTACCACAAAGTGTTCGAAGACACCTTTTTGTAAACGGTACGTTCTCGATTCTACCAAAAAATGTCCCTATTATGCTGTAAACTTTGCTGAGATTGACATTGTTTTCTCTCAACTGCAATACAAGCTCACGAGTGTACTTGTCTATGTGCCTGTGAGATGGAAAATGCAACTTCTGTGCACATGTTTTTAGCATCAGGTGGTTGTGTGTTGCCCTGAACTCACATATGTACCAAGCGTTGTCGTCGGTTCGAAGCAACCTTATCATTGCCGCACACTCTGTCCGCGATGAACTACTGTTCTCCTTCGTCGGTTTGCCCTGGTGACACAATAAGCAATTTTTTTTAGGTCGTTATGTATTTAGTGAATTCAAACATGAAACGGACTTGAGTTTGATTAAGAAATTAGTCAGGAACTTACTGAACAATTGCACAGCAACTCTTGCATGCACTTAGATCCCTTGACATTAAGCCGACTTTTGCCATAACGGATACCAAAACCACACTCCCATGAAAACAAGTTGTAATAGTCGTATGATTCACCAATTGAATCAAAAGTTAACCCAATCACTGGGTACAGCACTTCGTCGCTTTTCCTCTCAGCAAATCCTCTAAAAGCACTTTCAAGTGCTGTAACTCTTTCAGCACTTGCAGCTCTCTCGTCTAGCATAGCCCCACGGCGGTGCCTAGATGGCAAAAAGTGCATTTATGAATTTTCATCGAGTTCCTTAATTTGTTCAACGACAACAAAAAAATAATTATTTTTTGATAGCAATAAATTAGTGTTAAGTATTATGAACATTAAAAAAAACCCTAATATACACCCTAAGTCATCTACGTGTATCTAACATCTTTTTACCATGCTTTAACATGGGTCAAAACTCAACACCCAATTGTTCGATTATATTTAACAACTAAATTAATCAGCGGTTAGAGAATAAATTTCGCCCGTGACCATACTGCTCACCACTTGTGTACAGAAAAAATCAGTGGATAGGTACATGTGTAATTAGATATGTTGGGCAGTTAAAAGATCTAAGATAGTTGAAGACTAACATGCAGGCCAGCAATCAATCATTAAAACATAGAAACTACTAATAAAATCTGTCAAACTGGCTTACCTTCTTACTGATCCACTAGGGTCGCGCTCAACATTTACGATGCTCAGAGTCCTGGCTTCAGAGATCGAGCTATTGAAAGCAGTCCCTCTTCCGATTTGGCCAGCGCTGTCGGCTGAAGAATCaacctcatccacctcctccaccgTATCAAGGTAACTTGGCTTGTTTGGGCAATGGAATGAAATCTCTGTAGGATATGGATCCTCTGACGAACAGGGCGCCATCCTGTCGAACAAGTAGAAGAAATCGAGAATCAGATTTGAGTATATTGCCGGATCTGGTGACGATACAAACTGTATGTTACAGAACTTACCTTAGAGAACAAACGTAGCCTTGAAACCTACAGTGAGAAGGGGGCCCGGATTAGGACTTCTGTATTTACTAGAAAAAACGGGATATCACTGTTCGCCGGAGTTCTTGTTACTGTTCGCCGGAGCAGGGAGCGAAGAAGCTTGCTCTAATGGCGATGAGGAGTGGGATGCCGCTTGGAAGAGGATTAAATGGCGTCCCACTAGGCTGGTGGGTTCAACTTAGAATTTCTGTACTGACATGTACCGAGCAGGCCTAATAAGTGCTACCGCACGGACCCACTCTCGTTTGCACTGTACCTCTGCTTCCTGTCAGGTATCACCTATCGTATTCATGTGTATTGCTCATGAATAAATGATGCGTCGGAATTTCACTTACTACTCTTGCACGAATCTGCAGGCAGACGTACGCGGTGGATCCATGGGGTGGCGTAGCACCCATGAGCCAAAAGTCCGCGTTATAGATATGGTATACTAGAATAGGAGGAGTAACACTTTTCGCATTTGGACCAAATATaaagtactacctccatttcaaggaataaggcgcacgcgtactcCAAGACGTATCTTTTGGTCAGATTACCATGAACATTGAATTGACTAGACAATACACACAGCATTGGGGCGTGCTCGATGGTGCTAGCTGCGGCTATACAGACATATGATAGGCATCGCGAAACGtcacaaatagaaaacaaatcatattttttgggaggagtgatgttttggctcctgggtgcgtatgctccctttagtttgaattgcaacatctatatattttgaaatgtcaaaaaaatacaaacaaaaaaTTAATCTTTTCATCTTAACATGCTAAGAGCGCATAAAGTCTTTCCATAAAAAACTAAATTGTCGTTTgggctgtgtaaaaaagataaaatttattgCTAAAAATAAAGTTGTTTGTAATACTTGCTTTTGTCTTCTTACATCAACCACAAAATATATCGGCTTTTCACCAAACTACACAAACACACATAGATTATCGAGAAGTACATGAGAATTTTTTGTTAGAATTTTTTgaaaattaaaaatatgtttttttgggtcGAGGTAGCATATCCGCCCaagagccgaattaaatttccgaTTTCATCGGGAAGACATGGATGCGCGAAGGCGGCGTGCAAGGCAAGACATCGATTTGATCGGATGTAGTTAGGGCAGGTCAGGCTATCAGCGTACTTATTTCGGACAGGTGAGGTACCAGAACTCAAAGTCCTCTTCagcgtctctctctctctgtctttattGAGTGTACTAGCGCGCGTTCATACTGCACTCTATCAAATGTTCACGGTCAGCGAGAAGAGCCGCATCCCGCTCTACCCGAAGGGGATTCTCTGGCTTGGCCTTTCCTAACTTTGGGTAATTGACAGCGGGGTCCCCCAACTTGTGGGACCTGCATTTCAGGGACTCAAAGTCAGGGAAATGTTTGAGATGCAAAGTAAGAGAATATTTACCAGTATAATTGGTTGATTAGATGATTAAGTGGTGGAATCACAACAGATTGGAGCAGTACATGGTGGAAACCGCAAAATATCCGTCCAAATTGTTTTTTTGTGCAACATACAAAGTATGAGGTGGTGGAACTTGAGGCCAGTGACTTTACTTACTCCAAAATGCAACTTTACGTACATGAGCCATCGGATCAAGATCCAACGGACACAGTTGATCCAGAATTTGAAGTCACAATTTAAGTTGCTCGGAAAAAACCGAAAACATTACAGTAAGATATATATCTTTCCTTAAGTATTCTGGTAAAGTTTTACTTCATTTGAAAATTGAGTTTAATTTTAAGTTCAAAATTTGGATCAACCATGTGCGTTGGATCTTGATCGAATGACTCACGTACAAGTCGCAAGTGAAGTCACTGGATCTCATTCCGTGGTGGAATCTGCAATTCCCTCGCCTATATATATACAAGTCGAAGACTACGACCCTCTATCCCCCTCTCCTACCCATCCTCTAAATTCATATTCCATTTAGAATCGTTGGGCATGGAGGTTCCCCCAGGTAGCTTTAGAGCTTTTTTTGATGATGCTAAATTGAGAAGACTGCGCACCTGCGGTTTGTGCTCTCAATCCGCACAACCTCCATTTTGGCAGGTTAGTACTTTCTTCACTCGGTTCATCCAGATGTATTTTAATTTGGGCCAACAGTCATgttaatttccttgtattaagGAGTGTTGTTCGTGCAAAAAGTTTGCATGCGACAACTGCGCTAGGAACCTGCCCGGTGGCGCGTGCCCGGGATGCCAGGGCGTCTTCCAAGGTGAAAGTCCTCCGTCTAAAAGTATGGAATTTTCCCGTGAATGTGTTATGGAAAAGAATGGGGTGAGAAAAACATTCATCTACGGTTTGTGCTCTCAAATCGCACGACGTCCACTATACCGGGTTAGTACTTTCTTCACTAGGTTCCACCCAGCTATTTTTTTCTTTGGGCCAACAATCATgttaatttccttgtattaagcagTGCATTCAAATGGGGGAGCCAGGGCACATTGCATGCGGAAGCTGCTTAAGAAACCTGCCCAGTCTCGTGTGCCCGAACTGCAACGGCATTTATGAAGAGGAAGTAGATTTAATTAGAtttgtctccttgtttaaggTGGATTGCAGCAACGATGGTTGCGACATGAGCGGCGAATTGCTCCAATACTTGCAACACGAGGTGATGTGCCCTCCTGCACCAACGAGACGGTAGGTGGTTGATCTTGCCGGTCTCGATGGAGAAGATGATCGCGCTTCGAGGCTAAGATCTGAGCTCGGTGGAGAAGGACCGGATGGAGTTTCCTTTTCTAGATCTAGGATTCTTTTTGTACTTTTGGATGTCTTGTCCGTAGTTTCCTTTTACTTGGAGGGTCCTCCTTGCAGTCTGTAATCCCTCCATCGTCATAATATTAAAGCAGTGTCGCCAGGTCCTTCGGGACTTTTCTGTGTTAAAAAATGTACCGATTTTAGACATGTCGTCTATTTA from Lolium rigidum isolate FL_2022 chromosome 4, APGP_CSIRO_Lrig_0.1, whole genome shotgun sequence encodes the following:
- the LOC124705834 gene encoding protein FAR1-RELATED SEQUENCE 5-like isoform X2 translates to MAPCSSEDPYPTEISFHCPNKPSYLDTVEEVDEVDSSADSAGQIGRGTAFNSSISEARTLSIVNVERDPSGSVRRHRRGAMLDERAASAERVTALESAFRGFAERKSDEVLYPVIGLTFDSIGESYDYYNLFSWECGFGIRYGKSRLNVKGSKCMQELLCNCSGKPTKENSSSSRTECAAMIRLLRTDDNAWYICEFRATHNHLMLKTCAQKLHFPSHRHIDKYTRELVLQLRENNVNLSKVYSIIGTFFGRIENVPFTKRCLRTLCGKISRDQADEDVRKTMDLFSDLKDKDPEFDYSVRVDGDSRIRTLMWTNGSSKLQYHHFGDVITFDTTYHTNLYDMPFGLFVGVNNHFQTVIFAGVLMRDEKVESFNWVFREFVKMMGGKVPVTVLTDQARAMEVAIGQVWPDITHRWCKWHVMKKAKESLGVHYHKRSEFRIEFHKLVQDMLTVKEFEDAWQALVKKHGLETNTFLIQIYEVRHKWAKPFFAGKFCAKQTSTQRSESANHMLKNYIPPGCPMNLFVRQYSKLLFDRDQEEGFQEKRTILGGSILKVNIPIEKHASKIYTRTMFEMFGSFLFAAGSYNVEELIPRRKYVATHINAAKRERYLKSVFEIELSPEGDFFSCECGLFEHMGMVCCHIIKVMSELRLSEIPKRHIMKRWTVEARDILPDHLRHYQKDVGLHETHTFRHSKMYIAALELVKMGDMNVSAYDAVMTCLIEGKHKVTPLCGNTDGMSIVEKEASIARSNCQSQQRADSNVHSIAKSNGVSRGRDVSDAQAEAEFRSANISRDKAKQAMSEGSCVNGGEQSSESLKW
- the LOC124705834 gene encoding protein FAR1-RELATED SEQUENCE 5-like isoform X1 gives rise to the protein MAPCSSEDPYPTEISFHCPNKPSYLDTVEEVDEVDSSADSAGQIGRGTAFNSSISEARTLSIVNVERDPSGSVRRHRRGAMLDERAASAERVTALESAFRGFAERKSDEVLYPVIGLTFDSIGESYDYYNLFSWECGFGIRYGKSRLNVKGSKCMQELLCNCSGKPTKENSSSSRTECAAMIRLLRTDDNAWYICEFRATHNHLMLKTCAQKLHFPSHRHIDKYTRELVLQLRENNVNLSKVYSIIGTFFGRIENVPFTKRCLRTLCGKISRDQADEDVRKTMDLFSDLKDKDPEFDYSVRVDGDSRIRTLMWTNGSSKLQYHHFGDVITFDTTYHTNLYDMPFGLFVGVNNHFQTVIFAGVLMRDEKVESFNWVFREFVKMMGGKVPVTVLTDQARAMEVAIGQVWPDITHRWCKWHVMKKAKESLGVHYHKRSEFRIEFHKLVQDMLTVKEFEDAWQALVKKHGLETNTFLIQIYEVRHKWAKPFFAGKFCAKQTSTQRSESANHMLKNYIPPGCPMNLFVRQYSKLLFDRDQEEGFQEKRTILGGSILKVNIPIEKHASKIYTRTMFEMFGSFLFAAGSYNVEELIPRRKYVATHINAAKRERYLKSVFEIELSPEGDFFSCECGLFEHMGMVCCHIIKVMSELRLSEIPKRHIMKRWTVEARDILPDHLRHYQKDVGLHETHTFRHSKMYIAALELVKMGDMNVSAYDAVMTCLIEGKHKVTPLCGNTDGMSIVEKEASIARSNCQSQQRADSNVHSIAKSNGVSRGRDVSDAQAEAEFRSANISRDKAKQAMSEGSCVNGGEQSSESLNDVYSPDRSHYELSAPPGKKRRGHPTTARDKPPYEQKDKRSRFCKICRGKGHKCTTCPMRGDLPVKPRQVARCSNCGLPGHRKTSCVKPMFFPG